From Electrophorus electricus isolate fEleEle1 chromosome 8, fEleEle1.pri, whole genome shotgun sequence, the proteins below share one genomic window:
- the tmem200a gene encoding transmembrane protein 200A, whose product MIATGGVITGLAALKRQDSSRSQHHLPIQSPAPPSEKKQPKRKPRTDVVVVRGKIRLYSPSGFFLALGVLILVVGVVMAVLGYWPHKDHQRAAESKHGNKTQMARERVGAVARFFEQHLRSEKMKMLGPFTMGIGIFIFICANAILHENRDRETKVIHMRDMYSTVIDIHSLRLKEQRCMNGAYPGPSADHERRPFGYDGQYASRLAANTLMTLSGLASDPRFSRRTSSAEDEEGSSSLGPLSPGYKGRSGSIFGFQPEGVHRWEEKRGDLKKCQTRSIVSSSISAFTLPVIKLNNCVIDEPDIDSITEDSEHQQAQSRPQSTESLTVPVPDISKAFKPPAALLFRSKSAMDSPTSPPASASSPSSLSPALSSGRYLTPGAARKDFGSNNSLHMLSAHSKSLDLERGGTTLTVQPEQRRHPSWPRLDRSNSKGYTRLENKEDPMDRLLVPPVAIKRDYTKKEKLLMISRSHNNLSFEHDEFMNSTLKRGISETRF is encoded by the coding sequence ATGATTGCAACTGGAGGCGTGATCACAGGCCTTGCAGCGCTGAAGAGGCAAGACTCCTCCCGCTCCCAGCACCACCTGCCCATtcaaagccccgcccctccgtCCGAAAAGAAGCAGCCAAAACGCAAACCCCGTACGGATGTCGTCGTGGTGCGCGGAAAAATCCGCCTCTACTCCCCCTCCGGCTTCTTCCTGGCCCTGGGGGTTCTGATCCTCGTGGTGGGCGTTGTCATGGCGGTCCTGGGGTACTGGCCTCACAAggaccaccagagggcagcagaaAGCAAACACGGCAACAAAACGCAGATGGCGCGGGAGCGCGTAGGCGCGGTGGCTCGGTTCTTCGAGCAGCACCTGCGCTCGGAGAAGATGAAGATGCTCGGACCATTCACGATGGGCATCggcatcttcatcttcatctgcGCCAACGCCATCCTCCACGAGAACAGGGACCGAGAGACCAAGGTGATCCACATGAGGGACATGTACTCCACCGTCATAGACATCCACAGCCTGAGGCTGAAGGAGCAGAGGTGCATGAACGGTGCCTACCCGGGCCCCAGCGCCGACCACGAGCGCCGCCCCTTTGGCTATGACGGCCAGTACGCCTCGCGGCTGGCTGCCAACACGCTGATGACGCTGTCTGGCCTGGCCAGCGACCCGCGGTTCTCCCGTCGCACCAGCTCGGCCGAGGACGAGGAGGGCTCTTCCAGCCTGGGACCATTGTCACCCGGATACAAGGGACGTTCCGGATCGATCTTCGGCTTCCAGCCCGAGGGCGTGCACCGCTGGGAGGAGAAACGGGGCGACCTAAAGAAGTGCCAGACACGCTCCATTGTCTCGTCGTCCATCAGCGCCTTCACGCTTCCTGTCATCAAGCTCAACAACTGCGTCATCGACGAGCCCGACATCGACAGTATCACCGAGGACTCGGAACACCAGCAGGCCCAATCAAGACCCCAGTCTACGGAGTCTTTAACTGTTCCAGTCCCGGATATCTCCAAAGCCTTCAAGCCCCCCGCTGCCCTGCTGTTCCGGAGCAAATCCGCTATGGATTCCCCGACGTCCCCACCCGCGTCAGCCTCCTCGCCGTCGTCTCTGTCCCCGGCACTGAGCAGCGGCCGCTACCTGACTCCCGGGGCGGCCCGGAAAGACTTCGGTTCCAACAACTCTCTCCACATGCTGTCGGCACATTCCAAGTCCCTGGACCTAGAGCGCGGCGGCACCACGCTGACCGTCCAGCCGGAGCAGCGCAGGCACCCCAGCTGGCCCAGACTGGACCGCAGCAACAGTAAGGGCTACACCAGACTGGAGAACAAGGAGGACCCCATGGACAGGCTGCTGGTGCCCCCTGTGGCCATTAAGAGGGACTACACCAAAAAGGAGAAACTCCTCATGATCTCTAGATCGCATAACAATCTGAGCTTCGAGCACGATGAGTTCATGAACAGCACTCTGAAGAGAGGGATCTCAGAGACCAGATTTTAA